AAGATCTGCCGGTCCAGGTCGTCGAGCATGTCGTCCAGGGCACAGACCTTCTTCGCCTCCTCGGTGTCCCGGTTGATGAAGGCCCGCATGGTGCCGTCGATCATCTCCTCGACGATCGCCGCCATCCTGGGGATGTCGATGAGGGGTTTGATGAGGGTCTTGCCGAAGAAAAAGCGGGTGATCTTGGCGATGCTGACGCCGAGGTCCCCGATCCGCTCCAGGTCGATGGCCATCCGGTTGATGGCGGAGATGGTCCTCAGGTCCTGGGCTACCGGCTGGTACCGGGCGGTGAAAAGGAGGCACCCTTCCTCG
The window above is part of the Sulfuricurvum sp. IAE1 genome. Proteins encoded here:
- the phoU gene encoding phosphate signaling complex protein PhoU, encoding MTELNVRKTQDEALDRIREQLLKLGNLAQDAIRKAVWALEKQDEALSREVLEGDDVLDELASGIEEGCLLFTARYQPVAQDLRTISAINRMAIDLERIGDLGVSIAKITRFFFGKTLIKPLIDIPRMAAIVEEMIDGTMRAFINRDTEEAKKVCALDDMLDDLDRQI